From Triticum aestivum cultivar Chinese Spring chromosome 7B, IWGSC CS RefSeq v2.1, whole genome shotgun sequence:
GACGCTCCTTTTTGATTCTAGGATTACCGAGAATATGATGTTATGGTGCTAGATAAAATTCTCGTTTGTGGACGCTGCAAAAGGAAACAAAATTAACATGTGCATCGGTTTGGAGGTTTGATTTTGTAATTGTAGCTGGTATCGGGTGTGGATCGTAACAACAAATTAAGGTTGACATTGAGGATGTGTTTATTCTATATGTAATCCTTCTGTTCAGTCTGTAGGCAAAGAGAAACAGAGCACTTAGGTGGTTCCCTGCTCCGGCGGCGGCTCAACTCCAATCTGCAGAAAACCGGATCTGCCAAGGGCAAGGCCCTCGTCCACGGATCTGGAGGGGAAAAATCATTTTCTTCGTTGTTTCGGTCGGTGAGGCTGTATCACACGTCAATTACTTGCGCTTTTCTCCTAGCTATTGTTCATCAGTTTCAGATTTGAACTTTTTTGGTGATTTTTATTTTGTTCCATCTATTCCATTGGTACGGGTGATCTAGCAGTATGGCTCGATCGAGATGCATATCACTTTTCTTGTTGACTCCAAAATAGAATGCTCTCCTTTATTTTCTTGTAATCCCCTTCCATCTATTCCTTCTGTACAGATGCGGTTTTCTTTTGTTTACTTGTAATCCCCTTTGTCCGGATTGGATAGGTCTCTCCTCATCTTGTTGTTGCACAGATCCGAATTTGCCATGATGTATTTTTAGACAATATAGAGATTTTTTTTATTCATAACCATGCTTATGTGCCAGACCGGCTTAATTTTTGTGATTTCTTAGATTCCTCTAACTTGGATAATCGATGGTTAATCGTACTGGAACTTAATAGTGGATTTGATGTTCTGTTCTTGATGTGCTAATCCAAGGTTGATAATTATTTCATTCAAGTGGGGTAAAGTTTGAATTCCTACCACCGATTGCAAAGATCTTCTGTTCCATCGATTTCAGTTTGTTTTGTTGACCTCTTTCC
This genomic window contains:
- the LOC123162136 gene encoding uncharacterized protein isoform X1, whose translation is MSTDGLELDGRGEHTSADGIVMFPVESQDSMSAPVLELEKGGEGRGAGDGQRYEVCFEATSSRTRRQRETEHLGGSLLRRRLNSNLQKTGSAKGKALVHGSGGEKSFSSLFRSVRLYHTSITCAFLLAIVHQFQI